One Flavobacterium cerinum genomic window, ATCATTGATTAATGCGAATACTAAATTGGTTTGGGTAGAAACACCTACAAATCCGTTGATGAAATTAGCAGATATTGCGGCTATTGCCAAGATTACACAAAAGCATAAAATTATTTTTGCAGTTGATAATACCTTTGCTACGCCATACTTACAAAAGCCACTGGATTTAGGAGCGGATATTGTAATGCACTCAGCTACAAAATATCTGGGCGGACATTCAGATGTTATTGCCGGAGCATTAATCGTTAAGGATAAAGAGTTGGGAGATCAGTTGCATTTTCAACAGTTTGCAACCGGAGCGACTTTAGGACCTCAGGATTCATTTTTGGTTTTGCGCGGAATTAAAACGTTACACTTACGCGTACAAAGACATTGCGAGAACGGAGAGAAAGTAGCAGAGTTCCTTTTAAATCATCCGAAAGTAGACAAGGTGTATTATCCGGGATTGGAATCGCATCCGTTTCACGAAATAGCTAAAAAACAGATGATCGGTGGATTTGGCGGTATGGTTACGTTTACCTTTAAATCAGGTAAAAAGGAAGAGGCTATTGATTTCCTTGAGAAAGTAAAAGTGTTTACGTTGGCTGAATCGTTAGGAGGAGTAGAATCGTTAGCGAATCACCCCGCAT contains:
- a CDS encoding cystathionine gamma-synthase gives rise to the protein MLSLHDKNQKKNMKFNTKAIHGGQHHDPSTGAVMPPVYQTSTYVQTSPGVPLNEYEYSRAANPTRTALENALASIENGTRGLAFSSGLAATDCVLRSLKAGDEVIAMDDLYGGTYRMFTRIYKDSGIVFHFVDMNDLDKFESLINANTKLVWVETPTNPLMKLADIAAIAKITQKHKIIFAVDNTFATPYLQKPLDLGADIVMHSATKYLGGHSDVIAGALIVKDKELGDQLHFQQFATGATLGPQDSFLVLRGIKTLHLRVQRHCENGEKVAEFLLNHPKVDKVYYPGLESHPFHEIAKKQMIGGFGGMVTFTFKSGKKEEAIDFLEKVKVFTLAESLGGVESLANHPALMTHASIPEDKRKEIGISDDLVRLSVGVEDIDDLIEDLKQALA